aagaatttattaAAGCTAGATTTAATTGTCTTTGTAAAAGATGGGTGAGAAGCCGTCTAACATAATTTCCTTGCTGATTCGCCTTTTTATTTCgtaattcgctcaaaatggttaAAAAATAACCCAAACTCGATCATAATTCGCTTTCCCAATACGTGATTCGCGAGGAGAGAAGGCATTTCGCTTTCCTCCATTTTTATTTACGTTCTTCCATTCTCTGATTATCGTTGTTTATCAAATTCGCAGCATGTGTCGCTGGAATTGTTCAGACATTGTTGAATGCCGACTTCTTTTACTATTACTTCCAGAGGTAAACGCGGTTTAATATTACACATTTCATTGCTTCTAATCTCAAGTCGTTCATGTTGCCTGACGATTTTGTGTCGCACTGCAGCTGGAGAAACAACAGTAAACTTCAGTTACCAGCTTAAGCACTTCCAAAATCATGTCTATGGTGCTATCTATATCACTGTTAGAAACATACGGCTAACAATTCACTCGCTGCCCAAGATGTTCGATGCTCATGAACGTGTTTACTCATTTTGCCCGGTTACATCTTGTATCGGGTTTTTGCTACTCATGGAACGTTGTATACGATCCGATATCAGACTGCTTTTTCTTGTAAATACTGGTAGATGTGGTAGTTGATGGAGATTTTGTGGACAAATTGTAGAATTGAGCAAATAAGTTGATTCTTTTTGAGTATTACAAAGGATATAGTCAAGGTTCTTTTCTTAGTATTAATTTTGTTGTGAAATGACAAAAATGACTTTATAGAGCTTTGTTAAATGAAGCATTTTTACAAGTTAGATGTGACCGCGTGGCATTTCTTTTTCTAGATATTTTCATACTCCgcaaataaaaaagtaatatatatatatatatatatatatatatatatatatatatatatatatatatatatatatatatatataggatcaaataaggattttaaaatgagaagagtGAGAAAGATTTTtgcttgattttgtttggttaagatatatatatacaaaaaaggatattatgttataaattaagtttatttaaaaaattatttgatagttatctttctgtgtaacatagttatttttacaattatgagtttttggctcattcgtgaccatagattttttttattttagtgaaatcaagggtgtagagtccttcttccCTTCTCATTATCAACCCTTTCTCAATGAATTCCTcccctctctttctctctctctctctctatatatatatatatatatatatatatatatatatatatatatgagaaccGCGAGAATTAATTTGCCTGATAAAAAAGTAttacttattaaaaaaaagtgatacTTTTACTttacttttagaaaaaaaaaatatgtttttgaaaAGAAATAATATAGAGTAACATGTGTTTGTCataaagtaataattttttatcttaaaatagtaacattttttactttattaatttttttagtttattaatatttgaaaagtaacaagtttttccaaaaagtaacattttttaatgtaaaaaaCAGCACTTCTTTTtcagttttgtttttttttcgaattttttttctcaaaataatattttttttgtcaaaaagcaccaatttatttttaaaaagtactACTTTTTCGTCATACggttaaaaaaacttaaaaattttctcatattctctttcttttaaagatttattattacttttctaACTTTTAGAAagatttattattacttttctaACTTTAATGGCCTAGAAACAcccataatatatattttttttcttaggtCAATCTCAATAAGTCCATTTGTTTACTCATTAAAAATCTTTTGTGAAAGGCATTTgattataattacttaattagtaAATTCAGTTTTATAATCCTGTTTTATCGCTTATTGTTGTAgtaaatctatttttatattattaaccaTTTATGACACacttttttctcacttttgtttttctttatttgttAACCACTAATTATACCCACTTTTTTCttatctacttaattacttagtAAATCcactttttttcttatttattctactaatttccttttaaaaaggaattttaaaccttttttttttcttataaaaccCACCAACCTTCACCATTCTCTTGTAAATCCCACCTTTAAATTTTgcaaatatcattttaaaaggtTGTAACTTTAAaagataattatataatttattttaattcagaGGGAAAATTTTCTCAAGAGTAATGGATGAGATTTGTCTAATAAAGTTTGTTCTGTTTGCATTGTTGATTTCCACATTTTCTTTAAGTTTCGTGGATGCAAGATTCACTTCAAGGTATTATTAGTTACATTGCTttaaaatcatttgaaattttcttgattaaatttgaaattgaaattgaatatatttataatataaaatagtaCTTCTCTTCAAATCAAAAGTTCTATTTGATTTTACACATTTGTCTATTTaagttaataaaatttacattgataCGAATCATATAAAAATTCATTTGACAATGTTTTAAGTTATAGAATGTGAATAAAATACTAAAAGTTATTGGTGAACAGTACTCTATTTGTTCGttaaatttgttttcatttgcgaTTTTAATAATCGATGGTGTTTGAAATTTCATCACTAACATACCAATCAAATCAACAATGAAAGAAAAATGTTAAGATGGTTTCACCGTGAGACGTGTTTtatatttgggttaaatagcctaataatagaaacttttagcataaTGAACCATTTATATGGACTCTTCTCactatgagacagtctcatattTCGTTACTAATTTGGTCTTTGCTTGATTTCACAATAATTCGATAACCCTTATGAATTATTAACGATACAAAGTTTTGGGTGCTTATGGTGACGAATTACCAATGACttctataaaaaatattattaattaaactaaGATAAGTATAATTATAAACTTTTTCACGTAATTTTCACGGCTCAattacattatattttattatcattttcacatttataacatcaacaatcaaaataattttttatttccagTAGCATTAGAAGCGGTCCGACAAGGAGAAACTTAGGAAATCCCTCATGTGGTACGGGCAATTCAATTGATGACTGTTGGAGATGTGATTCAAATTGGCACAAAAACCGAAAACGTCTTGCGGATTGCGCAATTGGGTTCGGGCGCAATGCCACCGGCGGTCGCGACGGGCAATTCTATGTCGTCACCGACCCAACTGACGATGATGCAGTGAACCCAAAATCAGGCACACTGCGCCATGCAGTCATCCAAACCGAACCTCTTTGGATCATTTTTAAAAATGACATGGTGATAACATTAACACAAGAGCTTATTATGAATAGTCACAAGACCATAGATGGAAGAGGAGCAAATATACATATTTCTAATGGAGCTTGTTTTACTATTCAATATATTACCAATATTATTATTCATGGTATTCATATACATGGTTGTAAACCAACTGGTAATGCAATGGTTAGAAGTTCACCTTCACATTATGGGTTAAGAGGTATAGCTGATGGTGATGGGATTTCTATTTTCGGGTCGAGTCATATTTGGATTGATCATAACTCTATTTCAAATTGTGCTGATGGACTTATTGATGCTGTTATTGAATCCACTGCTATCACTATTTCTAACAATCATTTTACTAAACACGATGTGGTACGTTATTCACATTctctaatattataattttttcgtTTCTTTTTACCGTATAAGttaactttttagaatattATAAAGGGTTGCTTTGATCATAGTGAATTATCTTAAAGTAGAAAAATAGTCAATTGAGATTTTGTTAGATTCTTCATATTAGGGATTGTTTAGTAACTAACTTTTTGTATAATTcttttttagttggtttttggattttagcttttaatttgttagttgttcaaaacaataaacaaagtattcagtaagttaaaaataaaaggcCCACTTTGGTTGgctttttttcattaatttattgttttgttGACCTACTTTTCCTCTAATAAAAATCTAGCAATATATACATAGTTTTACTAAACATCTCCTGTTTTATCCGGCCAACAAGCTTAAAGTCATCCAATACTTTTAACTGACCAACAAACCTAATAAAAACCCAACAATCAACCATCATTCATTAAACACCCCTTTATTTTACAAAATCGACTTACAGATATGTAATTAAAGAGGCATTTATATGGAGTTGGATCTTATCTCAGTTAGAGCAAGTATTATATTTCTCATGTAAAAAACCTGAGATCGAACCTCACCTACCTCTCCTTCCCTCAAATCGATAAAAAAACATTgacatgtatatatgtttgcAAAGCATTTCAAGTAAAAAAACACATGAATTATATATTCATCAAATCACAATACTTGTGTTTGTTCTTAAGTGCTAACAATTGTATTGGGTTGGCCTTATGATTTACAACAGGTGATGTTGTTGGGTCATTCGGACTCGTATGTAAAAGACAAAGTTATGCAAGTCACCGTTGCTTACAATCACTTTGGGGAAGGACTTGTTCAAAGGATGCCTTGGATTAGACATGGAACTTTACATGTTGTGAACAATGACTACACCCACTGGGAAAAGTATGCCATTGGAGGAAGTGAAGGTCCCACCATTTATAGCCAAGGGAATAGATACCTTGCTTCAACCAATTATCCTTATGCCAAAGAGGTAAAACTATCTGACTAACGggtctatataaatatatatatatatatatatatatatatatatatatatatatatatatatatatatatgcacgaCAAAAGGATTAGTGTTACTTcaatttttttctgaaagtttAGAATATtccttttaataatataaaaatttaaatatgtttttcatGAGTACTCACTATAAAAACGTGTCTAGACACAAATCATTAAAACAGCCGCAGAATGTTCATTAGGCATTCATCAGGTGGTTGCAGGGGCAAATTTAAAGTCAGTTAATGATGTCAACTAAGAACATTTAtgttatgaataaatttcatATGCTTAGAGATGATAGAAGTTTTGTAGTATGTGAATGCATGAACTTGGGTTCAACCCTTCTTGTCCTTGAACACATTTTTAAAGATATTATCGAACTAAATTTGCTCTAGATTCGCCCCTTGATGGTTGCTCAATGGCTTTTGGTGGTCGAAAAAGTGGTCGGTATTTGCGACCACCCAATCAGTCCAAAAAATGGTCGCAAATTGCGATTGGATGTTGAGAGGCtcaaacatagtgtaaaaatgcagtAATGGTTGTGATCGTGGTAACGGAATAATGATGCGGTAATGGGAGTGATGTGGTTATCGTAACACCTAAATATTGGTCAAAAACATAAGATATCCCTTCATACGGCCCAAAAcacattttttacacttttacaaAGCTGAAAACATCGATTTATTTATTTCGAAAACCTTTACGACGTGGCCGATGAAACGTCACCATGAGCTCAAACATGTGCTTAGAATATGACTACATTTGTTGTTTTGTATCTAACAGGTGACTATGAGGATGACAAGTAAAGAAAATTGGAAGAACTGGAATTGGAGATCAGAAGGtgatttgtttttaaatggAGCCTTCTTTACAACCTCAGGCTCAGGAGCTGGTTCTAGCTATACCAAAGCCTACAACTTGGCAGCTAAACCATCAAGCCTTGTTGCCAACATGACTGCAGGCGCTGGTGCTCTTAGATGTCGCCCTGGTCAACAATGCTAGGTCCATTTTACCCCTAGATTTCGTGCTTGTTCCGTCCCTTTTAGATTGCAACAAAGAGCATCGCACAAAGTTTAAGAAGTAGTAAAGAGGGTTGAAACGTCTGAATGAGAATAAAAAAGTGACGAAgagatttcaaaaaaaattatagcaaaATAAAAGGGACGGAGTAAAAAGAAAAGTGTAACAAATTTATTGGgatagagggagtattaaattgaGTCTAGTCTAGTTTAATACTCTCGGTTTCTTTGAGTTTAAGGTATAGAGTTTAGTTAAGTTTAGCGTTTAAAGTTTAGAAAATTGTCACTTTAAGCAGCATACTCAAATGGAAGGACATAGAAACTTATCCTTGCTCAATCTCCGTCTCACTCTCATTTGccttggtttattttgaataCGGTAAATGAGGTGTTTTTGGGAGCGGCGTTTATTCTTAATGGGTATTTATTTAAGTACTTTCAACTCTTTTGGCAACAATCTCTATCACTTTAATTGCTTCTTTtggcattaaaataaataaagtttggCGACAAATAAAACGCGTCGCCAAATTTAGCGACTAAACTGGCAACAAAAAGGCGTTGTCGTCAGCTAGGTACAAATACATTTTGTCGCCAATTTATGAGACAAGAAATAATTTTGAtgacaacaaaaaattattgGCGACAGATTTAGCGACAAAACCTTTATCGccttttacttttaattttgtagtgttagataaagaaaataaagtaCAACAAATACAATTTAGAACAAGGAAATGGAGTCAATACTTGTTGAACATTATTTATCAAAGTATGTATCCTTATACTTTGTGAAAAACcgacattaataattaatcatttctCTCATTTGCCGTAAATAACCTcaaatttagattattttctagTAATCTTAACTTTATCATACATATGCCCACAACATATCATATTACTTATAATAGATATTAATAAGGTATGCTGCCAGCAACTAAaacaaatgttgaattattcacGGCAAAATAAGggcaaatgttagattattgaaaaataatctaaagatGAGACTATTCACTGCGAACGagcaaaatgttaaattattaatatttataaacttTATCCATTTTTTTAGTTGGACACATACTGACTTTAGTACTATTCATCAACCAGATTAATTTGCTTATTGACGTTAAATCGTTTAAAATAAAGCCATGAACCCCAAAACACCAACTTTTCATCTTCCTTTAATTGTACCCCCAACTCCCAAAGTTAAGTATCATCGAATCATCGATAGCCTTAACCTATCTAATACCCACACATGAGACTTCTAAAGACTCGAGACATATAGTCTTCTCTTTATCCCCAATATTtagtacatgtatatattttgaaaatgaaaaagagaaaaaaagatgtttaaaaagaaaatgagagaaaatatataggtaaaaattaaacaaatacgtaccaaaatgaaaaattgtaGCAAG
The Amaranthus tricolor cultivar Red isolate AtriRed21 chromosome 11, ASM2621246v1, whole genome shotgun sequence DNA segment above includes these coding regions:
- the LOC130826668 gene encoding probable pectate lyase 8 — protein: MDEICLIKFVLFALLISTFSLSFVDARFTSSSIRSGPTRRNLGNPSCGTGNSIDDCWRCDSNWHKNRKRLADCAIGFGRNATGGRDGQFYVVTDPTDDDAVNPKSGTLRHAVIQTEPLWIIFKNDMVITLTQELIMNSHKTIDGRGANIHISNGACFTIQYITNIIIHGIHIHGCKPTGNAMVRSSPSHYGLRGIADGDGISIFGSSHIWIDHNSISNCADGLIDAVIESTAITISNNHFTKHDVVMLLGHSDSYVKDKVMQVTVAYNHFGEGLVQRMPWIRHGTLHVVNNDYTHWEKYAIGGSEGPTIYSQGNRYLASTNYPYAKEVTMRMTSKENWKNWNWRSEGDLFLNGAFFTTSGSGAGSSYTKAYNLAAKPSSLVANMTAGAGALRCRPGQQC